The Biomphalaria glabrata chromosome 1, xgBioGlab47.1, whole genome shotgun sequence sequence GACAAAATATTACAccagaaaagagagaaagagctcGACTTTTAAGTAATTTAAGAACACAAAAATgcagacaaaaaaagaaagaactagGTCTCCctcttaatgaaaaaaaagtaaaacctgAAACACGTGCTGCTgttttagagcgaagagaaaaagagaggttGAGAAAAGCTGCATACAGGGCCAAGTTAAGCCCACATGAAAAAGCCTGGATAAACAGAAAacgcaaagaaagaaaacagcaaGCTAATAGTCCACAAGCTAATAGTCCCCTTTGTGTCAACTCTGCAGAGGTTGGCGAATCACTTGGTACTGGATTCCAGACTCCAGTGGCAAAAAGAATGGCTGTTTCAAGGGCTTTGATGAAATTACCTAGATCACCTAAGAAATATGCTGCAGTTGTTGAAGGTCTCTCACAAATACGCTCCCCAAGAAGAAGTAAAGCTCTCCAAGACTTAGGCTTTCTGCGTCTACCTGAGAGAAGAAAGCTCATCTTTCTAAACAACATTAATGAAAGCATCAAAACCTATCTACACTCTACCAGCAAAAAAAGGAGTCAGATGTCTAATGCTCGCAGACAAGTACTCTGCAACATCCTTACTAAGTATAACAAATTCAGAGGTTGTGCTActcatttcaaacattttggtTTTTCAAGAAGTTTTATGTCCAAGTGCAAATCACAAAACATAGCAAGAAAAAAACGAAGTGATTGCATTACACAAAATGCCTTGGAAACAATTCACAACTTTTACAGCAGAGAGGATGTCTCAAGAACTGATCCATCTCAATCATCTGTGAGTGCACGAACTGGAAAACCTAAACGCTTCATGCAGAAAACGCTGAAGGAGGCATATACTCAATTGAGTACTCATGCACCCACATTAAAGGTATCGTTCTCAAAGTTTGCTAAATTGAAACCATTTATGACAAAAGCTACTCAACATAATAAGATGCAGTCTTGCTTATGTGAGTTCTGTATgaagatttttctttatatgGAGGGCATTAATAAGTTTCTAATCAAAAAAGGACACAGAGAGCTGACATTAAAAAATCCAGCTTCATCACTTGACTTAACTCTATGCCCAAGAACTAATGCCAATTGTTTTCATAAGCTGCAGTGCATTGAAAGATCATGTAGCAACTGTGGTGTGGATTTAATTAACAAGTATTTTGagcctttaaaaaattgcatGGATGAATTAGCAGAATGGAGCATCTGGTCAAAGATGACAGATGAGTATGTTCAGAGTGATGGTACACTGCGAAAGGTAATAAAGTGGCGACCAGTAAATAAAGAAGGCCCTTTCAATGACCTAGTAACATCAATGCAGAAAGATTTGGAAAAATTCAGCCTTCATCTTTTTACAGCTAACTGGCAACAGCAGCAGTTTGCAGATTTGAAACAAGATTTACCATGTGACTGGCTTTTGCTAGTTTCTGATTTTGGTCAAAATTTCACATGCCACCACCAGGATGAAATCCAAGGTGCACACTGGGCTCGAACAGAGGTCACTATTCACCCAGTAGTGAGCTACTACAGAGACAAAGATTTGATAGTCAAAGAAAGCATggtttttttatcaaatgaccTAAAACATGATGGCCATGCATCACAACACTTTCAAATGAAAGTGATTTATGAGTTAGCTAATCGTGGTCATGCTTTCACTAAAGTTATCAGTTTTAGTGATGGATGTGCAGCACAGTacaaaggaaaattaaattttgtagaCTTATCTTTCTCAAAGGAAGATACAAATGTGTCCATAGAGAGGCACTATTTCGGTAGTCGCCATGGAAAAGGGCCATGCGATGCTGAAATAggtgttgttaaaaaaaatgctacatTGGCCATTAAAAGAAGAATGGCCATTATTTCTGATGCAAAGGGGCTATTCCTTTGGGCAAAAGAATACATGACAAAGGCA is a genomic window containing:
- the LOC129922888 gene encoding uncharacterized protein LOC129922888; this translates as MELSVRVSKRLQAKKDSLNIQASEPESFLNVLVPEPVSLKNVTQNNVSGLTPSAIRYRRHREKLQADPEKFAAFKEKDRKRSVLYRQNITPEKRERARLLSNLRTQKCRQKKKELGLPLNEKKVKPETRAAVLERREKERLRKAAYRAKLSPHEKAWINRKRKERKQQANSPQANSPLCVNSAEVGESLGTGFQTPVAKRMAVSRALMKLPRSPKKYAAVVEGLSQIRSPRRSKALQDLGFLRLPERRKLIFLNNINESIKTYLHSTSKKRSQMSNARRQVLCNILTKYNKFRGCATHFKHFGFSRSFMSKCKSQNIARKKRSDCITQNALETIHNFYSREDVSRTDPSQSSVSARTGKPKRFMQKTLKEAYTQLSTHAPTLKVSFSKFAKLKPFMTKATQHNKMQSCLCEFCMKIFLYMEGINKFLIKKGHRELTLKNPASSLDLTLCPRTNANCFHKLQCIERSCSNCGVDLINKYFEPLKNCMDELAEWSIWSKMTDEYVQSDGTLRKVIKWRPVNKEGPFNDLVTSMQKDLEKFSLHLFTANWQQQQFADLKQDLPCDWLLLVSDFGQNFTCHHQDEIQGAHWARTEVTIHPVVSYYRDKDLIVKESMVFLSNDLKHDGHASQHFQMKVIYELANRGHAFTKVISFSDGCAAQYKGKLNFVDLSFSKEDTNVSIERHYFGSRHGKGPCDAEIGVVKKNATLAIKRRMAIISDAKGLFLWAKEYMTKAEPTSKRTFFLVEQGEINRDRPDRSNEKIRSLQGSRSVHAVRGITPYNIAYRKRSCFCFPCRNSDGSQCLHDEICGSWNMFKLQKQNVVQSQSNLESSLDVSPICSNSKAQTLSSTNQKYIVNSCVIVKYGEIFYPGVVTEVLDDQRRINFLKRHRNKRDIFVYPEVQDIQLVYADMIVTEVMLIPNGNSLREWRVEGFDF